One genomic window of Nitrosomonas sp. Is35 includes the following:
- a CDS encoding VOC family protein: MAITLNHTIVPCFDKTASAKFYSRLFGFEYAGVFSHFIVVRVNDTLCLDFDNKEKFDTLHYAFKVSEQEFDDIFARLQAGHIPYGSGPGTADDMTINHSYDGRGVYFRDPNGHLLEMLTADYVIPPQ, from the coding sequence ATGGCAATTACCCTGAATCACACCATCGTGCCCTGCTTCGATAAAACCGCATCGGCAAAATTTTATAGCCGGTTGTTTGGCTTTGAATATGCTGGTGTGTTCTCGCATTTCATCGTCGTGCGCGTCAATGACACGCTATGCCTGGATTTTGACAACAAAGAGAAATTTGACACCCTGCACTATGCGTTCAAAGTCTCGGAGCAGGAATTCGACGATATATTCGCCAGACTGCAAGCCGGGCATATCCCATATGGCAGCGGCCCCGGAACTGCGGATGATATGACCATCAATCACAGTTATGACGGACGGGGCGTTTACTTTCGCGATCCGAACGGGCATTTGCTGGAGATGCTGACAGCGGATTACGTCATCCCGCCGCAATGA
- a CDS encoding flavin-containing monooxygenase, producing MRIAIIGAGCSGLTAIKHLVEAGLHDIVCYEKNDQIGGNWVYSTAPGRSSISKATHIISSKPMSQFSDFPMPDDYPDYPSHQQILAYFQAYARHFQLEQYIRFNVAVLRVEKIAQERWRLLLNDGTQAEFDYLLVANGHHTKPRHPGWKDRFAGTYLHAHEFKTSQGLENKRVLVVGAGNSGCDCAVEASRDAARVDMSLRTPQYIIPKLVMGKPTDTFAASIQWLPQSIKNRLQKISLRIQIGRYRDYQLPEPDFAPTQAHPTINSVIFDRIRHGKIHPRPAIHDVADHTVRFTDGASAQYDVIIAATGYTISFPFFDTDFIDWENASHVPLYLRIFHPGHPSLFFIGLIQPQGCIWTLAELQARLIGQFLSGKIRLPSDWREQADAEGAFWARHFIARPRHSIEVQYHPYRQQLLRMLQGKSVR from the coding sequence ATGCGCATTGCCATAATCGGCGCCGGCTGTTCCGGCCTCACCGCGATCAAGCACTTAGTGGAAGCGGGATTGCACGATATCGTGTGCTATGAAAAGAACGATCAGATCGGCGGGAACTGGGTATACAGCACCGCACCGGGGCGCAGCAGTATCAGTAAGGCGACGCACATCATTTCCAGCAAACCGATGTCGCAATTCAGTGACTTTCCGATGCCGGACGACTATCCCGATTACCCCAGCCATCAGCAGATACTTGCTTATTTCCAGGCCTACGCCCGGCATTTTCAATTGGAGCAATATATCCGCTTCAATGTTGCCGTACTGCGCGTGGAAAAAATTGCGCAAGAACGATGGCGGCTGTTGCTTAACGATGGCACGCAAGCGGAATTCGATTATCTGCTCGTCGCCAACGGGCATCACACCAAGCCGCGCCATCCCGGATGGAAAGACCGTTTTGCCGGAACGTATCTGCATGCGCACGAGTTTAAAACCAGTCAAGGATTGGAAAACAAGCGGGTACTCGTGGTCGGCGCCGGTAATTCGGGTTGCGATTGCGCGGTTGAAGCCAGCCGCGATGCCGCGCGGGTCGATATGAGCCTGCGCACACCGCAGTACATAATTCCCAAACTGGTCATGGGAAAACCGACCGATACTTTCGCGGCTTCCATTCAATGGCTACCGCAAAGCATAAAAAACCGCCTGCAAAAAATTTCCCTGCGGATCCAGATCGGGCGTTACCGCGATTATCAATTGCCCGAGCCGGATTTCGCGCCCACGCAAGCACATCCGACCATCAACTCGGTAATCTTCGATAGGATACGGCATGGCAAAATACACCCTCGCCCTGCAATCCATGATGTTGCCGACCACACGGTGCGGTTTACCGATGGCGCGTCGGCGCAGTACGATGTCATCATCGCCGCAACTGGTTATACCATCAGTTTTCCTTTCTTTGATACGGACTTCATTGACTGGGAGAACGCCAGTCATGTGCCGCTATATTTGCGCATTTTTCATCCCGGCCATCCCAGTTTGTTCTTCATCGGCTTGATACAACCGCAGGGCTGCATTTGGACTCTGGCCGAGTTGCAAGCGCGGCTGATCGGTCAGTTCCTCAGCGGCAAAATCCGGCTGCCATCCGATTGGCGTGAGCAAGCCGACGCTGAAGGCGCATTCTGGGCGCGACACTTCATTGCGCGCCCGCGGCATTCCATCGAAGTGCAGTACCATCCCTATCGCCAACAGCTCCTCCGCATGCTGCAAGGAAAATCCGTTCGATAA
- a CDS encoding iron-containing alcohol dehydrogenase, producing MTPFSIARLPRIEFGAGALQKLPDIIASYGARVLLITGARSFTDTGHWSYLIDQLAQRAIGWQHCTVAEEPSPALIDDLVRTYANDRFAAVVGIGGGSALDAAKAVAGLLPVQRSVMDYLEGVGPELPYQGPAIPFIAVPTTAGTGSEATKNAVLSVQGENGFKKSFRHDKLVAEYAIVDPDLLASCPASVIAANGMDALTQLLESYVSTKSNAFTDALAISGLQAARDALIPLYRQHGDLARHREKMAYAALLSGITLAQVGLGSVHGLASPLGAFYPIPHGAVCGTLVAAATRVNIHSLLAREPNNQALAKYLHVAEILCEKRFIDPETAFNALIDLLTQWTDELALPRLSHYGLQEAGLDKVIANCRGNSMKTNPIVLSDEGIRQILLERL from the coding sequence ATGACACCATTCTCCATCGCCCGATTGCCGCGCATCGAATTTGGCGCAGGCGCCTTACAGAAACTACCGGATATTATCGCGAGTTATGGCGCGCGCGTCCTGCTGATTACCGGCGCGCGTTCCTTTACCGATACTGGACATTGGTCCTATTTGATTGATCAGCTTGCGCAACGCGCAATCGGCTGGCAGCACTGCACAGTAGCGGAAGAGCCCTCTCCTGCTTTGATCGATGATCTCGTCAGAACTTATGCCAATGATCGTTTTGCGGCCGTGGTTGGCATCGGTGGCGGCAGCGCATTGGATGCCGCCAAAGCCGTAGCCGGACTATTACCAGTACAACGCTCGGTAATGGATTACCTGGAAGGCGTCGGCCCGGAATTACCCTACCAAGGTCCTGCCATCCCGTTCATCGCCGTACCGACGACTGCCGGTACCGGTAGCGAAGCGACCAAAAATGCCGTACTCAGCGTGCAAGGCGAAAACGGTTTCAAGAAATCTTTCCGCCACGACAAATTGGTCGCCGAATACGCCATCGTCGACCCGGACTTACTGGCCAGTTGCCCGGCCAGTGTGATCGCCGCCAACGGCATGGACGCGCTGACGCAATTGCTGGAATCGTACGTATCGACAAAATCCAATGCATTCACCGACGCGCTGGCCATCAGCGGCCTGCAAGCCGCCCGCGATGCGCTGATTCCGCTTTACCGTCAACACGGCGACCTGGCGCGCCATCGCGAAAAAATGGCGTACGCCGCCCTGCTCTCCGGCATCACACTAGCACAAGTGGGCTTGGGCTCGGTGCACGGCCTGGCTTCGCCGCTCGGCGCTTTCTACCCGATCCCGCACGGCGCCGTCTGCGGCACCCTGGTCGCAGCCGCCACCCGCGTCAATATACACAGCTTATTAGCGCGAGAACCCAACAACCAAGCACTGGCGAAATATTTACACGTTGCGGAAATTCTCTGTGAAAAACGCTTTATCGACCCGGAAACGGCTTTTAATGCCCTAATCGATTTGTTGACACAATGGACCGACGAACTCGCCCTGCCACGCCTCTCGCATTACGGCTTGCAGGAAGCCGGACTCGACAAAGTCATCGCCAATTGCCGCGGCAACAGCATGAAAACTAATCCGATTGTGTTGAGTGATGAGGGAATCAGGCAGATTTTGTTGGAGCGGTTGTAG
- a CDS encoding protein adenylyltransferase SelO translates to MKFNVQPANDSVGWRFDNSYARLPDYFYAPVHPMPVRAPRAVLLNHALAESLGLNLHALTADQAALLFAGNTLPDTAQPVAQAYAGHQFGHFTMLGDGRAILLGEHLTPAGERFDIQLKGSGQTPFSRRGDGRAALAPMLREYIISEAMHALNIPTTRSLAVVTTGEPVIRESVLPGAILTRVASSHIRVGTFEYAAGQGDVKAIKILADYVIQRHYRALADTGNPYLALLHQVIERQAALVAKWLLVGFIHGVMNTDNMSISGETIDYGPCAFMDAFDPHTVFSSIDRSGRYRYSNQPVMAQWNLARLAETLLPLIDPVQEKAVALAEEAIHAFPQIYQDQWMRGMRKKLGLLTEETEDSALISALLSWMHSNQTDYTNTFRALAAESLPEDAVFHDAGFVAWHTRWQARLARQPDSREMSLRLMQAHNPAVIPRNHRVEEALSAASEHGDYTVLQQLLAALADPFTDLPEHYHYRTPPAPSERVYQTFCGT, encoded by the coding sequence ATGAAATTCAATGTACAACCGGCAAACGATAGCGTTGGCTGGCGCTTTGACAACAGCTATGCCCGTTTGCCCGATTATTTTTACGCACCGGTTCATCCAATGCCGGTACGCGCGCCGCGAGCGGTCCTGTTGAATCATGCTTTGGCCGAATCGCTCGGACTGAATCTGCATGCATTAACGGCAGACCAGGCGGCTTTGCTGTTTGCCGGAAATACGCTGCCGGATACGGCACAACCGGTCGCGCAAGCCTATGCCGGTCATCAGTTTGGTCATTTCACCATGCTGGGCGATGGGCGCGCAATACTGCTCGGCGAACATCTCACCCCGGCAGGCGAGCGATTCGATATCCAGCTCAAAGGCTCCGGCCAGACGCCGTTCTCACGGCGCGGCGATGGCCGTGCGGCGTTGGCGCCCATGCTGCGCGAATACATTATCAGCGAAGCAATGCATGCATTGAATATTCCTACTACGCGCAGTCTCGCCGTGGTTACCACCGGCGAACCCGTAATACGGGAATCCGTGTTACCCGGTGCAATTCTGACTCGTGTCGCATCAAGCCATATCCGCGTCGGCACATTTGAATATGCAGCGGGGCAAGGCGACGTGAAAGCCATTAAAATACTGGCTGATTACGTCATTCAACGCCATTATCGCGCTCTTGCCGATACCGGAAATCCTTATCTGGCCCTGTTGCATCAGGTCATTGAGCGCCAAGCGGCGCTGGTCGCAAAATGGTTGCTAGTAGGGTTCATTCACGGCGTGATGAACACCGATAACATGAGCATCAGCGGCGAAACGATCGATTACGGTCCTTGCGCATTCATGGACGCGTTCGATCCGCACACGGTGTTCAGTTCGATCGACCGGTCCGGCCGCTATCGTTATAGCAATCAGCCCGTGATGGCACAATGGAATCTCGCCCGCTTGGCTGAAACCCTGCTGCCGCTCATCGATCCGGTGCAGGAAAAAGCCGTGGCGCTGGCGGAAGAAGCGATTCACGCTTTTCCGCAAATATACCAAGACCAGTGGATGAGGGGGATGCGTAAAAAATTGGGATTGCTCACCGAAGAAACCGAGGATAGCGCACTGATCTCAGCTCTTTTGAGCTGGATGCACAGTAATCAAACCGATTACACCAATACATTTCGCGCGCTAGCCGCGGAATCCTTGCCCGAAGACGCGGTGTTTCATGATGCCGGATTTGTGGCATGGCACACCCGCTGGCAAGCAAGGCTCGCGCGCCAGCCCGATTCCCGGGAGATGTCGTTGCGTTTGATGCAAGCGCATAATCCGGCAGTCATACCACGTAACCACCGCGTTGAAGAAGCATTATCCGCCGCTTCGGAACACGGCGATTACACCGTGTTGCAGCAACTGCTTGCCGCACTGGCCGATCCATTCACCGATTTGCCGGAACACTATCATTACCGCACACCGCCAGCGCCGTCGGAGCGTGTCTATCAAACCTTTTGCGGAACGTAA
- a CDS encoding folate/biopterin family MFS transporter encodes MNVWTKYLLLFKTVEARRFAALFAIIYFAQGMSALTDQTISITFKDQGFEADDVAAFFLLASIPWFIKPLYGLISDFLPLFGQRRKSYMLLTSSLACGAGLVAALTTQYSYWELAILYTIMGFGLAYNDVLSDALMVENGKLHGLTGAFQSVQWIAITTASIFVGLLGGYFAEHRDLHTAFAVSAIFPFTVLLMAIFFVREKKYVHSGPEAFQETWIALREGFGERSIWLVAAFIFLFNFSPSFGPAFFYYKTDTLGFSQQYIGILSSIDSTFSIIGAMIYAALSRTVPLRRMINIAIGLSVITLLAYLAYRGETSALFIHMIWGVTNMITTLAFLDLAARACPKRAEATFFALLMSIFNFGTLASQNIGAQLYTSLGEGSFAYTWLVTISTCTTAAIWLFVPLIHIERIEARARDDQSSQR; translated from the coding sequence ATGAATGTCTGGACAAAATACCTGCTTCTGTTCAAGACCGTCGAGGCAAGGCGTTTTGCCGCCCTGTTCGCCATCATTTACTTCGCGCAAGGCATGTCGGCATTGACCGATCAAACCATCTCGATCACCTTCAAGGATCAAGGTTTTGAAGCCGACGATGTAGCCGCTTTTTTTCTGTTGGCATCGATTCCCTGGTTCATCAAACCCCTGTACGGGTTGATCTCGGACTTTCTGCCGCTCTTCGGTCAACGGCGCAAGAGTTATATGCTGCTGACTTCATCGTTGGCGTGCGGAGCGGGTTTGGTCGCCGCATTGACCACGCAGTATAGTTATTGGGAACTCGCCATCCTTTATACGATTATGGGGTTCGGTCTGGCGTATAACGATGTACTCAGCGATGCGCTAATGGTGGAAAACGGTAAATTGCATGGACTGACTGGCGCTTTCCAGTCGGTGCAATGGATCGCGATCACCACGGCATCGATCTTTGTCGGCTTGCTTGGCGGATATTTTGCCGAACACCGTGACTTGCACACGGCGTTTGCCGTCTCAGCGATATTTCCGTTTACTGTACTGCTGATGGCAATCTTCTTCGTGCGTGAGAAAAAGTACGTGCATTCGGGACCTGAAGCGTTCCAGGAAACCTGGATTGCACTGCGGGAAGGATTTGGAGAGCGCTCGATATGGCTGGTCGCGGCCTTTATTTTTCTCTTTAATTTCAGCCCGTCATTCGGCCCGGCGTTTTTCTACTATAAAACCGATACACTGGGCTTCAGCCAGCAATACATCGGTATCCTGAGCTCCATCGACTCCACCTTCAGCATCATCGGTGCGATGATCTATGCAGCGCTGTCGCGCACGGTGCCGCTGCGGCGCATGATCAACATCGCGATCGGTCTGTCGGTAATCACCTTGCTGGCGTACCTGGCTTATCGCGGAGAAACATCCGCGTTGTTCATCCACATGATCTGGGGCGTCACCAACATGATCACCACCCTGGCGTTCCTGGATCTTGCCGCCCGGGCCTGCCCAAAACGGGCGGAAGCCACTTTTTTCGCATTGCTCATGTCGATTTTCAATTTTGGCACACTGGCTTCGCAGAATATCGGGGCGCAGTTGTACACTTCGCTCGGCGAGGGATCGTTCGCGTACACCTGGCTGGTAACCATCTCGACCTGCACGACCGCCGCCATCTGGCTGTTCGTGCCGCTGATTCACATCGAACGCATCGAAGCACGCGCCCGCGACGATCAATCAAGCCAGCGCTGA
- a CDS encoding antibiotic biosynthesis monooxygenase: MYVTIVYVSVKPEKIDAFKAACRLNHENSIREPGNVRFDILQSTDDPAKFVFYEAYKTQRDAAAHKETAHYLAWRDTVADWMAEPRKGIVYDGLYPIVSGQ, from the coding sequence ATGTATGTCACCATTGTCTATGTTTCAGTCAAACCGGAAAAAATCGATGCATTCAAGGCTGCTTGCCGGTTAAATCACGAAAACTCCATTCGCGAACCGGGCAACGTGCGCTTTGACATTCTGCAATCCACGGACGATCCGGCAAAATTTGTATTTTACGAAGCCTACAAAACCCAGCGGGACGCGGCTGCGCATAAAGAAACCGCGCATTATCTGGCCTGGCGCGATACCGTGGCGGATTGGATGGCCGAGCCGCGCAAGGGCATCGTTTATGACGGTTTGTATCCGATCGTGAGCGGCCAATGA
- a CDS encoding fatty acid--CoA ligase, which translates to MKRSTRKKMTAYPLLLKQLWHTPLANAPGQEIVYRDQLRLTYRQVYARINQLAAALAADGFEQGDVIAVMDHDSHRYLECYFAIPMYGATLMTVNTKLTPAQIAYTVNHSGAALLLLHADFIPVIEAIRAELSGIRKIVVIADGAVLPHTDMQFDGEYESWLADKTESFDFADFDENTRATVFYTTGTTGAPKGVYYSHRQLVLHTLAAGMALAAPAAHQRLHAEDVYMPLTPMFHVHAWGMPYIATLLGIKQVYPGRYAPDLLLKLIREEKVTCSHCVPTLLKMILSAAQASATDLRGWKVVIGGSALPHALAKQALAMGVDCFAGYGLSETAPILTLAQLTGDSLQASAPDDALAALCSAGRAIPLVELKIVDETMRLQPHDGQSSGEIVARAPWLTDGYLANPEASAALWQGGYLHTQDIGVIDPDGYLHITDRLKDIIKVAGEWVSSLEVENALSQVPGVKEVAVIGVPDKRWGERPLALLAVDQSIFSESAVHEQMRLSIERGLISKHALLTKFKQVDTIAKTSVGKIDKKALRAEYLAAD; encoded by the coding sequence TTGAAACGCTCAACTCGTAAAAAAATGACAGCCTATCCACTTCTACTGAAACAGCTTTGGCATACACCGTTGGCGAACGCGCCCGGACAGGAAATTGTTTATCGCGATCAGTTGCGCTTGACTTACCGTCAGGTGTACGCGCGTATCAATCAGCTCGCGGCGGCGCTGGCAGCCGATGGTTTCGAGCAAGGTGATGTCATCGCCGTCATGGATCACGATAGCCACCGCTATCTGGAATGCTATTTTGCCATCCCGATGTACGGTGCGACTCTGATGACGGTCAATACCAAGCTGACTCCGGCGCAGATTGCGTATACCGTGAATCATTCAGGCGCTGCGCTGCTATTGTTGCATGCCGATTTCATCCCGGTGATCGAAGCCATACGCGCGGAATTATCCGGTATACGGAAGATTGTCGTTATCGCCGATGGCGCAGTGCTGCCGCATACTGACATGCAGTTTGACGGCGAGTATGAATCCTGGTTGGCGGATAAAACGGAATCTTTTGATTTTGCCGATTTCGATGAAAATACCCGCGCGACGGTTTTCTATACCACTGGTACGACTGGCGCGCCCAAAGGGGTTTATTACTCGCACCGGCAGTTGGTGTTGCACACGCTCGCTGCCGGTATGGCGCTGGCGGCACCGGCGGCCCATCAGCGCTTGCATGCCGAGGATGTATACATGCCGCTGACACCGATGTTTCATGTGCATGCCTGGGGTATGCCGTATATTGCCACGCTGCTCGGTATCAAACAGGTTTATCCCGGACGTTACGCCCCCGATCTCCTACTGAAATTGATTCGTGAAGAAAAAGTGACTTGTTCGCATTGCGTGCCTACTTTATTAAAAATGATACTCTCGGCGGCACAAGCATCCGCCACGGATCTGCGCGGCTGGAAAGTCGTCATCGGCGGATCGGCGTTGCCGCATGCGTTGGCTAAGCAAGCGCTGGCAATGGGGGTCGATTGCTTTGCCGGTTATGGGTTATCGGAAACGGCGCCCATATTGACGCTGGCCCAACTGACCGGCGACAGCCTGCAAGCTTCCGCGCCGGATGATGCGCTGGCTGCGTTATGCTCCGCCGGGCGTGCGATACCGCTGGTAGAGCTAAAAATCGTTGATGAAACCATGCGGCTGCAACCGCATGACGGACAAAGCAGCGGTGAGATCGTGGCGCGCGCGCCTTGGTTAACGGACGGTTATCTCGCTAACCCGGAAGCCAGTGCAGCGCTCTGGCAGGGCGGTTATTTGCATACCCAGGATATCGGCGTGATCGATCCGGATGGCTATCTGCACATTACCGATCGTTTAAAAGATATCATCAAAGTGGCCGGTGAATGGGTGTCGTCGCTGGAAGTCGAGAATGCCTTATCGCAGGTGCCCGGTGTCAAAGAAGTGGCCGTCATCGGCGTGCCGGATAAACGCTGGGGAGAACGTCCGCTGGCATTGCTGGCCGTGGATCAATCGATTTTCAGTGAATCGGCCGTGCATGAGCAAATGCGGCTATCCATCGAGCGCGGATTGATTTCAAAACATGCCTTGCTGACGAAATTCAAGCAAGTCGATACCATCGCCAAAACCAGCGTGGGCAAAATCGATAAAAAAGCTTTGCGGGCTGAGTACCTGGCTGCTGATTGA
- a CDS encoding DUF3330 domain-containing protein — protein sequence MIEQKKIIEPEKVACEVCLKEIPLSEATSVKATDYIVYYCGLECYDQWRKQKEPPAPAGKD from the coding sequence ATGATTGAACAGAAAAAGATAATCGAACCGGAAAAGGTAGCTTGTGAAGTGTGCCTTAAAGAAATACCGCTATCCGAAGCCACCAGTGTGAAAGCGACCGATTACATCGTGTATTACTGCGGACTGGAGTGCTACGATCAATGGAGAAAACAGAAAGAACCGCCTGCACCCGCAGGCAAAGATTGA
- a CDS encoding DOPA 4,5-dioxygenase family protein, producing MQTFHGHIYFLENEIDRAAIVRENIAQTLPQLTYIGRLIAKPIGPHSRPMFEIHIPASEIEKITPVLDEMRQGLSVLIHPVQENELEAHTVDAKWLGEELPLDLRVLTKT from the coding sequence ATGCAAACATTCCATGGCCATATTTATTTTCTGGAAAATGAAATCGATCGTGCTGCCATTGTCCGGGAGAACATTGCTCAAACCCTTCCGCAATTGACCTACATCGGCCGGTTGATTGCAAAGCCGATCGGCCCGCATTCCAGGCCAATGTTTGAAATCCATATTCCGGCATCCGAGATCGAAAAAATCACACCAGTCCTGGATGAAATGCGGCAAGGCCTTTCCGTGCTCATTCATCCGGTGCAGGAAAACGAGCTGGAAGCCCATACCGTGGATGCCAAATGGCTCGGAGAAGAGCTTCCGTTGGATTTGAGGGTACTGACAAAAACCTGA
- a CDS encoding YMGG-like glycine zipper-containing protein, translated as MFTPKRLSVLLMTGMLAACANMPTGPSVLTLPGTGKSFDQFRADDYECRAYAYQQIGGTTPQQSARSSGVESAAIGTGLGAAAGAALGGGHGAAIGAGTGLLLGSAAGAGTASSSWYVNQDRYDISYIQCMYAKGHRVPVSGNITNDQPVSTGSSPRIATPPANFTPPPPPPGNPPPPPPR; from the coding sequence ATGTTCACACCGAAAAGATTATCCGTTTTATTGATGACCGGCATGCTGGCTGCCTGTGCCAATATGCCGACGGGTCCGAGCGTATTGACGTTACCCGGCACCGGCAAGAGCTTTGATCAGTTCCGCGCCGATGACTATGAATGCAGAGCTTACGCGTACCAGCAAATCGGCGGCACAACACCGCAGCAATCGGCTCGTTCCAGCGGTGTGGAAAGCGCGGCGATAGGCACCGGGCTCGGTGCTGCTGCGGGGGCTGCTTTAGGCGGCGGACACGGTGCTGCGATTGGAGCGGGTACGGGGCTTTTGCTCGGTAGCGCGGCCGGGGCAGGGACTGCTTCATCGTCCTGGTATGTCAACCAAGACCGGTATGACATCAGCTACATCCAGTGTATGTATGCAAAAGGTCATCGTGTTCCGGTGTCGGGAAATATCACTAACGATCAACCGGTGAGTACCGGCAGCAGCCCCAGAATTGCAACGCCACCGGCAAATTTCACGCCGCCACCGCCCCCACCGGGTAATCCGCCACCACCGCCACCGCGCTAA